The Methanobrevibacter wolinii SH genomic interval AAGATTGTGTTGGATGTGGAACTTGTGTTCCTGAATGTCCTGCTGATGCTATTACTTTACCTGCAGTCGGTGAATCAATTTCTATTGATGAAACTAAATGTATTAAATGTGGTGTTTGTTCTCAAACTTGTCCTTGGAATGCAGTATTTATTTCTGAAAATAAACCTGTTAAACGTTCTAAAACTATTAAATCCTTTACACTTGATGAATCAGCTTGTATTGGATGTAATACTTGTGTAGAAGCATGTCCTGGAGACTTTATTGTAGCTAAAGGTACTTCTTTAAGTGTAGAACTTCCTAAATCTTGTGCTGCTTGTAGTTTATGTGAACAACTCTGTCCTGTTGATGCAATTAGTTTAGAAGTTGAATTCGGTGAAGCAACTCCTGCTGAAGCTTTAGGTATTTCCAGAGATGTTGAAAAATGTGATTTCACTGGTGCATGTGCTATTGCTTGTCCTACTGAAGCTATTAAAGTTGTCAGTAAAATGGGTATGAAATTACCTGAACAAGTTAAATGTGATGAAGAACCTTCATTTGTTATGTGTGCTAGATGTGGTGCCTGTGCTGCAGCTTGTCCTAATGGTGCTTTAACATTAGATGAATTTGAAGTAACTATTGACGGAGAATCTGTATTAAGAAACAGGATTCAAGCTAACCCATCTAAATGTGAACAATGTGGAACTTGTATTGAAGCTTGTCCTTATGACATGTTAAAATTCAAAGAAGAAGGTAACTTACCTGTTGTTGGATTCTGTACCCTTTGTGGTCAATGTATTGAAGCATGTCCTAGAGACGCAGTTTGCTTAAAATAGATAAATAATTTAGATGATTTTTTCATCTATTTTATTTTTCTAATATTTTTAATTATTTTTAGATTTTTTATTATTTTAACGATATTTCATTTTTTAAAAACTTATTTTATTAAGAAATTTTAATTTTTATAAGTATTTTAAATTTAGAGTAATTCATATCTTAAATTTTTAAAAAAATTTTAATAAATGATTATTTTTTTTATAATTCTATTTATCTTATTATTCTTTCTATAACTATTTTTTATTATATTACCTTTAAATTTGCTTTTATTTTATTATTAATTACTTTTTATTATCATATTTTTCTAAATTTATTTTTTATTAATTTTTTATTAATTTTAAAAATTAGTATTTTTATTTTTTTTATTTACCATTGAAAATTAGTTTATTTTAAATTTTTAAGTTTTATTGAAACTCTCAAAATTTTTATAAATAAAATTCTTAAATTTGATTTTCAATTATTATCTACTCTTTATAAAAAATTATTTCAACAAATCTAAATTTTTTAATATTAAAATTTTAATAACTGTTGTTTTTAAAAAAAAGAAATTTATATTATGATTATTTTTGTTTAATTAAAAATTTATACTAATAAATTTAATTTAAAAATTTATTAGATTATATAAAAATAGTGAATTTTATTAATAATATCAAATAAAAATAGAATATTTAATTTTTAATTTATTCTATGATAATATTATTATCCATCTTAACTTTCCCATTATATATTGTCATTACTGCTTGACCTTTATATGGTATATTATTAAATGGTGAAAATTTAGCTTTTGTATAAAATTTATCAAGGTCAAATTTACCTTCTTTTTTAATATCTATTATTGTTAAATCTCCATCATAACCTTCTTGGATTTTTCCTTTATTTTTTAAATTAAATCTTTTTGCAGCATTTTCTGATAATATTTTAGGTATTATATTAAGGGGTATATTCTTTCTATTAACTTCTGTTAATAATAAACTTAATACAGTTTCTAAATTTGGCATTCCAGATGGACAATTCCAAATCATATTTTCTTTTTCTTCAATTGTATGTGGTGCATGATCAGTACCTATAATTGAGTTTTCATTTACATCATTAATAGTTATATTTTCCCCATAGAATCTTAATGGTGGATTAGTTTTAACTATATTTCCGAACTTGTTAAATGAATTTGCTTCAAGTAAAAGATGATGTGGAGTAAATTCATAACTAGTATCTACATCACTTTTATTATTTTTTATTATTTCTTCTGATTTTTTACTACTTAAATGACAAACATGTAATTTTAAATTATATTTTTTACTAAGTTTTATTGCTTTTTCTATTGCAATATCTTCTCCAATACTTGGTCGTGCATATGCGTGGTCTATTGGTAAATTACTACCTTTTTCTTTCATTTTAATTGTGTATTTTTCTATTGTTTTTTTATCTTCACCATGTATTGTGACTATTGGATTTGTGTTTAATTTTGAAATATTTCTAAATATTGTATTAAGCTCTTCATCTTCATATTCATTCATAAATATTTTAAATGATATTGGATTTAATTTAGAGATTTTTTTCATTTCATTAAGATTATTGATACCAGCATGTATTAATGTGTTTATAATACTTTTATTTTTAATTATTTTCTCTTTTTCTTTATATGCTTTTAATGTATTTGTTTTTGGTTTTGTGTTAGGCATATCAATAACTGTTGTAAATCCACCATTTGCAGCAGCCATAGAACCTGTTTTTATATCTTCTTTATATGTCATTCCAGGATCTCTAAAATGAACATGAGGATCTATTAATCCAGGTAAAACGATATTATTATTAATATCTATTATTTCATCTGCTTCTTCTGGAAGTTTTGATATTTTTTTTATTATTCCATTTTCAATACCAATATAAAATTCTCCTTTTTTATTTATTAATTTACAATTTTTTAATAATAAATCCATAATAATACTTCCTAATAATAGATTTTAATTATTTTTTAATTTATTTCTCAAGATTTTATATTTTATTCTTTAAGGTATTTTCTTATTATTTAATTTTTATATTATTTTTATTTTTATAAAAATTTTTATTAACCATAATATACTAATAGAATATTTTATAAATATATCTTTATAATATATTATCATGCCTTCAAATGAATTTGTTAAAGAAATTATTAAGAAGGATAGAAAAACATTTTTTAAAGATTATAAAAATTCTCAAGAAAATAAATTTAAATATTCTGAAGAATTAGAAAGTAATCTGGATAAATGTTCTCTAAAACCTTTAATAGCTGATTTTACAGAATATAATCCATTACATAATGGACATTATCATTGTTTAAAAATTGCAAAAGAAAAGGTTCCAAATGGTATTTTTGTTGCTATTGTACCAGGACTTTTTGAAAGAAATGGTAGAGGAGTACCTTATATTTTGCATAGACGTTCTAGAGCAGAAATCGCTATAAATGTTGGTGCAGATATTGTGGTTGAAGGTCCACCTATGGGTATTATGGGTTCTGGACAATATTCCTTATGTTTATGTAAAATGTTTCAAGCTTTAAATACAGATTTCATCCCAAGAGGATATAAACCATTTGATGGTATTAATGATATATTAAATAGAATAAGTTTAGGTCATGGTATTGCACCTAAACCTTATAAAATTGTTGATATGGATACTAATGAAGTTATCATGAGAGATAAATTAAAAGAAGATAATTATGTTATAGTTTCTTTTTCTAAATCCTTAAAAAAAATTGGTTTTGATTTCAAAAATAAATTTATTTTTGTTAAACGTATTGAAGGAGTTAGTGGAACTTTAATTCGTAATTCTATTGAGAATAATAATTTTGATAAGGTTAAAAATATGATGCCTAAAGAAACAATAT includes:
- a CDS encoding 4Fe-4S binding protein — encoded protein: MIVVNQDDCIKCGACEGTCPSSAIEVGEKQIIFCDTCGGEPKCAEVCPNGALTVDEVAVDDEGNTQIRLSYNPVLCDQCGGEPKCVDVCPPKTLKLNSDSKIPIDGFCVMCKQCVDICPVGVIGIPGVKEPAVRELNISGPIFIQDCVGCGTCVPECPADAITLPAVGESISIDETKCIKCGVCSQTCPWNAVFISENKPVKRSKTIKSFTLDESACIGCNTCVEACPGDFIVAKGTSLSVELPKSCAACSLCEQLCPVDAISLEVEFGEATPAEALGISRDVEKCDFTGACAIACPTEAIKVVSKMGMKLPEQVKCDEEPSFVMCARCGACAAACPNGALTLDEFEVTIDGESVLRNRIQANPSKCEQCGTCIEACPYDMLKFKEEGNLPVVGFCTLCGQCIEACPRDAVCLK
- a CDS encoding dihydroorotase, yielding MDLLLKNCKLINKKGEFYIGIENGIIKKISKLPEEADEIIDINNNIVLPGLIDPHVHFRDPGMTYKEDIKTGSMAAANGGFTTVIDMPNTKPKTNTLKAYKEKEKIIKNKSIINTLIHAGINNLNEMKKISKLNPISFKIFMNEYEDEELNTIFRNISKLNTNPIVTIHGEDKKTIEKYTIKMKEKGSNLPIDHAYARPSIGEDIAIEKAIKLSKKYNLKLHVCHLSSKKSEEIIKNNKSDVDTSYEFTPHHLLLEANSFNKFGNIVKTNPPLRFYGENITINDVNENSIIGTDHAPHTIEEKENMIWNCPSGMPNLETVLSLLLTEVNRKNIPLNIIPKILSENAAKRFNLKNKGKIQEGYDGDLTIIDIKKEGKFDLDKFYTKAKFSPFNNIPYKGQAVMTIYNGKVKMDNNIIIE
- a CDS encoding nucleotidyltransferase family protein; the protein is MPSNEFVKEIIKKDRKTFFKDYKNSQENKFKYSEELESNLDKCSLKPLIADFTEYNPLHNGHYHCLKIAKEKVPNGIFVAIVPGLFERNGRGVPYILHRRSRAEIAINVGADIVVEGPPMGIMGSGQYSLCLCKMFQALNTDFIPRGYKPFDGINDILNRISLGHGIAPKPYKIVDMDTNEVIMRDKLKEDNYVIVSFSKSLKKIGFDFKNKFIFVKRIEGVSGTLIRNSIENNNFDKVKNMMPKETISILKRDIDSGCAPLNNIRDCETILDNANNLSFEELIYLNLFNDNLASKIIETRDKKPFETLNELEDSLLYGFSSNYKQRVLSILETKINKDIISNYIDKYPYNIRILDYKNEDVLNQFENKINNRRIDLWQ